A window of Synergistales bacterium genomic DNA:
GTAAGGTTGTAGTCGTTGTTGCCGAGCGTGACGAACAGAGCGGAGAGGCACTGATTATTGGTGTTGGCCAGGCCCGTTCCATGGGGATACGGAAGGGTCTGATCGTCAATCTCGAGCAAGCTGTTCGTTCCGTGGAACAAGCTCTTGATGATGCCAGGCAGATGGTCGGCTTGCCCCTCGATGAAGCCACGGTTGCCTTCGGCGGGAGTGGGGTGAAGAGCGTCACCTCCCGGGGTATGGTGTCCCTGGGGCGCGTGCCGCGCCAGATTACCGTCGAGGACATCGAGCGCGTTATCGAGGCGGCCCAAACCGAAGTGAATGTGGCTTCCAATCTCTGTGTCCTGCACACCATTCCGGTTGAATACTCTATTGACGGTAACAGCGGTATAGACGATCCATTGGGAATGACGGGCGTTCGGTTGGAGATAGAGCTGCAATCGCTCATCCTGTCCACAGCGGTGGTACAGAATGTCATCACCTGTATCGAACGGGCGGGCATTCAGGTCCGTGGTTTGATTATCAAACCTCTGGCCAGTGCCCTTGGGGTCCTGACCTCCGAGGATGTCTCGGTCGGCGCAGTCATCATTGACGTTGGCGGCGGTGCGACCAGTGTGGCGGTCTATGCCGACGGAAAGCCAAAACGTCTTTCCGTGATCCCGGTGGGCGGGGATCACATTACCAATGATCTTGCAGCTGTGCTTCGCATTCCCATCGGTAAAGCCGAAGCACTCAAAAAAGAGGTTTCTCTTGATGAAGCAGAGGAGAGTCTCTCGGATATCCTTGAGTTCGAAACACGGGGAAAGCAGTGCACCTGCACGGTTCGTGAGGTTGTTGATGTCATTACCTGCAGACTTGAAGAGCTCTTCGGGACCCTTGTGAGCAAAGAACTGCAGACGGCAAAGATCCCCTTGTTGCCCGGAGGCGTTATCTTAACCGGTGGTGTCGCCCGAATGAGCGGAATCGAGCACCTGGTCTCCGAGCTTTTGGATATGCCTGCCAGGGTTGCTCCTCCTCTCGATATCCAGCGGATGCCTCCGCAGCGGAATGGGGTGGAATACAGCGCCGCTGCCGGTATCATCCGGTATATTGTCGAAAAAGAGCGCAATCCATTCAAATATATCGAACCACCCCGTGAAGATCTGGGCCGGAGCGAGTACGTCGATGTATCGAGAACGACGAGAAAGAAACGTAAGAGTGTGAGGTCCTCTTCGGCGACGAAGGTCTCTGTGGGGAGTCTTGTGGATTCACTAAAAAAAACCCTAAAGGAGCTTTTTTAGCGAGGCAAACGGCTCGCACTGGAGGAGTTCGGCGATGAACAGACAAGGGGACGTTTTTGAGATTGACCGCATGCACCGGCAGTACCGGGAACGGATAAAGGTTGTCGGTGTGGGTGGTGGCGGCAACAATGCACTGAACCATATCATCAGGAGTGGGATTACAGGTGTGGAGTTTATCGCTGCCAATACCGATATCGCTCACCTTGAACGCTCGGAGGCGGATACCAAGGTAGCCCTTGGTACGGAACTGACTCGAGGTCTGGGGGCCGGTGCGGACCCACAGATCGGATTCAATGCTGCAAAGGAGTCCAGTGAGGACCTGAAGCAGGCGCTGCAGGGATCGGATATGGTATTTCTCACGGCAGGCATGGGTGGGGGAACAGGCACTGGTGCGACCCCTGTCCTGGCGGAGACGGCAAAAGAATCGGGGGCGCTGGTGGTCGCTGTCGTGACGAGGCCCTTTTCCTTTGAAGGCAAGAAACGGGCGAACCAGGCCAACGAAGGCATACAGAATCTCACCGATAAGGTCGACGCCCTTATCGTGATTCCCAATGACCGATTGCTCCAGATCGCCGATAAGAACACGCCGCTCTACGATGCCTTCAAGCTTGCCGACGAGGTGTTGCGTCAGGCCGTACAGGGCGTGACGGATCTTATCCTTCGTCCGGGGCTGGTCAACGTGGACTTTGCCGATGTGCGGACCGTCATGAGCAATGCGGGATCCGCCATTATGGGCATTGGGGAAGGTCATGGAGAAGGTCGGGCGGCGACTGCCGCAAAGACATCGATCAACAGTCCGCTTATGGAGTGCCCCATGAACGGGGCGAAGGGTGTGCTCTTTAACGTTACCGGCGGCCCGGATATGGGCATTATGGAAATCCAGGAAGCGGCGCAGATCATTACCGAGGCCGCTGACGAGGACGCCACGATCATCTGGGGACATACCCTCGATACCTCAATGGACGATTCGATCAAGATAACGGTGATCGCAACCGGTTTTTCGCTGGTGCAGACAGAGTCGAGAAGTCCGAGCCGCGGTAGGCAAAGAGGCAGGATGGAGCTTGAGGAATCCGAGGTCCACACCACTGAAGACGACCTCTTTCATATCCCCAATAATCCGGAGAGCCCATTGGATATCCCTTCCGTTGTCCGGAGACGGAACAAGGAAAACGACAAGTAGTTAGTATGGATGCCGATGTCGCGCTTTGCTTTTTGGGAACGGCCATGACCACTCGGGCAGCAGTATCCCTCAGGCATTTCGGAGTGTGAGTGGGGGTGACTAGATGAACAGCCGAAGAAGTAGACGGTATAAGATGAAGCGGCCGATGTTCGCCTTTGGACAGCTTATGCTGCCGATTGTCGGCATCGTTGCAATAGGCCTGCTTATTGTGGGTGTGAAGCTCTTTTTCCTACCCACTTCGAGTGATGGCGGGCCGGATCATAGCCCCGGAACACAACAGCAAACGACGGCCGGCAGCGGGCAGGATGTAACGGCCACGCCGGCTGTGACGATGGAAGAGGAATCACAAGGTCCATCGCAGAGCGGCGGGGACGACGCGGGCGCCCCGGCGAACGGACAGACCGAGCACGACACCGACGGCGGAGACGACATCGTTGCGGTGCCTGTGGGCGATGAACCGGATGCTGGAGCCGGCGGCGGCACGGGAGGTTCCACCGGCGACCAGGGAGCGGCGGATGCCACCCAGGAAGACCAGGGATCGACACCGCAAAACGGCACCTGGGGTGTCCAGATCGGGGCCTTCAAGACCAACGAACAGGCGAAGAATGTCGCTCGGGAGGCGCGTAGCGAAGGCTTCAGCACACGCATCATGAGCGCTGTGGTTAACGGAACACAGTACTATCGAGTCAGGGTCGTTGCCGGTGATTCGAGAGAAGAATCCAGGCAGATCGAAACAAGACTGCAGGAGTTGGGATATCCGACACTGATTGTCCGGTTGCAGTGAGCGTGGGCAAACGAAGCATTCCCCCGAAAGCTTCAACAGTGCGGCAGCTGTGCGCTTGCAGCAGATCGGCAGCATCAGGGCAAGGTGTGGTTCAATAGAGTGCGCGACAGTCTTGAAGGGAGATCCATGAACAAGAGCAAAGCACGTACGTTACTTCCCCGCAATGAGGTGCCTGCGGCCCTTTCCGCGGCACTGGGCTTTCCTTGGGAGTTCCCCTATTCCACGACCCCAGTTGAACAGGCGATCGGACGCATCATCGCTACGGATGTCGCCGCATCTTCGGAGATTCCTCCCTTTACGAGGAGTCTCCGTGACGGCTATGCCGTCCGCAGCCGTGATGTGAGTGGTGCGTCTGCCGCCCTCCCTGCATTCCTGCATTATAACGGCAGCGTGCCTATGGGCGGACTGCCCGAGCAAAAGGGTTCCGCCTTTTGTGCACAGGAAATCCATACGGGAGGTGTCCTCCCCGATGGGTACGATGCCGTGGTCATGCTTGAGGATACGGAGAGGACCGATGAGCTGATCGAAATCCGCAAGAGTATCCAGGCTGGGGAGAATGTGATCCAGAAGGGCGAAGAGATCGACAAGGGCGACATCGTTGTCCCCAGAGGGTCGAGGATCTCCTTTACGAACAGTGGCCTACTGTCGAGCCTGGGTGTGACCAAGGTCCCCTGTTTGCGTCCGCGGATCGGCATTATCAGCACCGGGGACGAGATCGTTCCGGCCGAGACGGACCCCCTCCCGCCGGGGACCTTCCGGGATGTCAACGCCTGGATGTTGATGGCGCTGTTCACGGAGTTGGGCTGTTCCGTGTCCCGTTATGGTATCGCCCCCGATGACCCGCAGCGGATCGAAGCGCTTTTCGCAAAGGCCTATGAGGAAAGCGATGTTGTTTTGGTGAGCGGGGGCTCCTCTGTCAGTGTCCGGGACTATACGGAGGATCTTTTTGCTCATCTCGGTCATCCCGGACTGGTGGTTCAGGGGGTCAACATGAGCCCCGGCAAACCCACCCTCCTTGGTGGGAACAAAGGGGAGCGAAGGCTGGTGGCGGGTCTTCCCGGACACCCCCTCTCCTGTGTTGCCGTAAGCCTTTTTGTGGTTGTCCCTGTTCTCTTCTCGAGCCTGGGGTGGAGCGGGGCACGGGACTATTGGAAGGTGAAACGGGGTGCGCTGGCCCGTGACCTCGCGGGGCAAACCGGAGTGGAGGAGTTTGTCCCCTGTTCCTATGGGCCCTCAGGTGATGTCGTCCCGGAGCCATCGAAATCGGGGTATATCGGCGTGCTCCAGCGATGTGGCGGTTTTATCCGTCTTGCTGAAAACGAGGAAACGAAACGGCAAGGTGAGATGGTGGAGGTTTTCGAATGGTAGTACAAAAGAATGTGTCGCTTGCAGAATGCTGGAGGATCCTTCGCGAGAAACTGGCGGGCTCTGTGGAACGGCCCGTCAAATTTCTGCAGCCTGATCAGGCGTTGGGCGGCCACCTTGCCGGGAGCCTCTACTCCAGGCGGAATGTGCCTCATTTCAACGCGTCGGCCGTAGATGGATATGCGCTCCGGGCTCAGGATTCCCGCAAGGCTTCTGCAGCGACACCCGTAACGTTTGAACAGGGGCAGTTCCAGTGGGTTAACACCGGGAATCATGTCCCCGCGCCCTGGGACGCCGTGGTGATGGTTGAGGACACCTCTCTGGACAGAGAGACGGGCACGCTCCAGGTCTCTCGTGCTGTACAGCTGGGGCAGAATGTGCGGGCTGTAGGCGAGGATGTCATGAAAGGACAGCTTGTGGGGTGTGCCGGCGACCCGGTCTCTCCCGCCCTGGCCTCGCTCTGCGTAGCGGCGGGACTGGAACAGCTTCCCGCATATGCTCCGCCGTCTGTCCACTTTATCCCCACAGGTGATGAAATCCTCTCCCAGGAGGAGTGGTTTCGGGGCACAGGGAAGGCCGGGCAGGTTGTGGAATCCAACTCCACGCTGCTCCACGGTTTCCTGCGGCAGTGGGGATTCCCCTTTTTTAAGAGAGCGTTGGTGCCCGACGAGCCCGAAGCGTTGCGGAATGCCATACGTCAGGCGTTGCCGCATTGTGATGTGCTGCTTTTGTCGGGGGGGACAGCAAAGGGGGATCGCGACCACTCCTATGAGGTCCTCTGCGAACTGGGTGAGGTGCTGTTCCGGGGGCTTTTGATGCGTCCGGGCCGACCGGCAATGGTAGGAATCGCAGAAGGCAAACCGGTTGTTTCCCTCCCGGGCTTTCCCATGTCCACGGCTGTGGTTGCCTGGTCGGTGCTCTATCCGATCCTCTCTTTCCTTCGAGACGGCACCTTTCCCGAAAGTGGCGATCGAATGCTGGAACAGGCAGTGGGCACGGTAGACAAGCAGGAATGCCGCCTTCTCATGCCTCATGCCTCGGTACAGGGCCAGCAGGAGTGGCTTCGGGTCAAGGGGGTTGATATCGAAGGCAGGAGATATGTCTGGCCTCTCCCCTCCGGTTCGAGTGTCCTCTGGTCTCTGGCAGAGGCTGATGGGCTTGTATTGCTGCCATCCGAATTGCTGGATGCACCAAAGGACTGGAGGGTTACCGTTTGGTTCCGGCGGACCGTCGAGTGGGACCAGCGGATACTGCTCCAGGGATCGAACGATCCCGGCCTGGAACGCAGTATCCCCTATGCACGGAAGCACGGCAGCCAGCTGCTCATCAGGAATACAGGCAGCCTTGGAGGGCTTACGGCGCTTCGGAGAGGCGAAGCGCACCTGTCTGCCAGCCATCTCCTTGACCCGGAAACCGGGATCTACAACGAATCCTACATCAGACGTCTTGCCGATTCGAAGTGGCATCGACGGATTGTCTACTACCGGCAACAGGGCCTGATTGTGAAACCTTCTATGGCGGGGAGCGTACAGGGGATAGGCACCCTCGCCGAAGAGCAGCTGCGTTTTGTCAACCGGCAGCCCGGGGCGGGGACCCGTGTCTTGCTGGACACCATGCTGGAGGAAGAGGGTATCCCGCCTGCCGGCATTCCGGGGTATGAGAACCAGAGTTTGACCCATCTTGATGCAGCTGCCAAGGTAGCGGCGGGGACTGCCGATGTGACGCTGGGTATCAAGGCAGCCGCCGATGCCTTTGGATTGGCGTTCATCCCGATCCGTGAAGAGCCCTATGAACTGGTGATCCCCGATCGCTATATCCAGACGGTTCCGATTCAGGCCCTCCTGGAGACCATAGAACAGGAACAGGATTGGAGGAAGGAGATCGAAGAGATGGGAGGCTACCGATGGCCGAGCTGATAGATACCCATGGTAGACAGCTGAACTACATGCGGGTCTCCGTTACGGATCGTTGTAACTTCCGTTGCCGGTACTGTATGCCGGAAGAGGGCATTCCATGGATCGCCCACGATGAGATTCTCAGCTACGAGGAGCTGCTTTCTCTCTTCTCTATTTTTTGGGAAATGGGAATCAGAAAGATCCGGCTCACCGGCGGAGAGCCCCTTGTCAGGAAGGGCCTTTTCTCCTTTATCAAGACCCTCCATGATTGTCTGCCCCGGATGAAGGTGGTGCTGACAACCAACGGTTCCCTGATTGAGCCACATATCCGGGAGATCCGCCAGTCCAGCTTGGCGGGGATCAACGTCAGCATGGACACGCTGGACCCCGAAAGGTTCCACCATATGACACGCATCGGCCGACTGGAGAATGTGAGGCGTGGCATCGACGCTCTGGCACACCATGCCGATATCCCCCTCAAGCTCAACACAGTCCTGATCCGGGGGTTCAACGATGGTGAGGTTGAGGATCTGATTGACTTCGCTTCGGAACACCGTGCCGTTCTGCGTCTGATCGAGTTCATGCCTCTTGACGAATCCGTATGGAATCGAGAACGGTTTATTTCCAGTGATGAAATCTTTACTCGTCTTCCTCAACAGGATCAGTGGAAACGGCTTCCCGGAAAGGACAAGACGGCGGGACCGGCGGTGTATTACCAAAACAGCCGAACTGGCCAGAGGCTCGGGATCATCGCGGCGGTGTCCCACCACTTCTGTGCCACCTGTAATCGACTCCGCCTGACGGCCACCGGGGAGCTCAGAACCTGTCTCTTTAGCGAAACCGGCGCTCCATTGCGGGAGCTGCTGCGAAAGGGAGACCATCAGGCAGTCAGACGCCGTATCGAAAGCGCAGTCAAGGAGAAACCGATTGATTGGCGGGAATCCGCCGGAGAGCGGAACAACAGCCATATGTCACGAATTGGGGGATAGACATTTTGTCGTTAACTCATATTGATACGGAAGGTAGCCCTCAAATGGTCGATGTGGGCGGGAAATCGACCACAGACCGGACCGCGGAGGCGGAAGGGTATGTCTCGCTCACCGAAGCCATCATGCAGGCCTTGCTGGACAGGACCGCGGAAAAAGGCGATGTGCTGACGATTGCAGAGACGGCCGGAATCATGGGGGCAAAGAGGACGCCCGAGCTCGTTCCGCTCTGTCATAACATCAATTTGAACTCGGTGCAGCTTCACTGCACGCTTGATCGGGACAGACGAGTTGTTCATATCTCCTGTACCGTTGCCGCCAGAGAGGTCACGGGGGTTGAAATGGAAGCGTTGACCGGCGTATCCGTGGCTGCCTTGACGATATACGATATGTGCAAAGGCATCGACAAAGGGATGACAATTGGTCCGATACGACTGGTTCGTAAATCGGGGGGTAAGAGCGGTTCCTACCTGATGGAGGAGAGACCGGAAGGAGCTGTGTAGCCATGGCACGCATACTTCGTTTGCTTCACTACCCTGATATATGTGATGCCTTCGTCATGTTTGTTCACAGTAATGAAGATGGGTCCCCAATGGTGAATGGCATCCCCAAGACGATATGGGCCGTTCCCCCGGGCCGCGACATACAGGCGGTGGGGGATGCGGAACAGGACGCTCTTCTCGTCACTGTCGAGGATTTCGAGCAATTACAACCGGGACGGTTTCTCGCGACCGAAGATGATGGGTGCGTTCTTTCCGTGGGCTCACCTGTGAACGGGGCGGTCCCTCTTGAAGTAGTGCAACAGGCCTTCCTCACGCTATCACAGAGGGTTTCCGCTGTCGCTCCATTGCGGACTGGGATCCTTACCGTCAGTGACAGGGGAAGCAGAGGTGAACGGCAGGACACCTCGGGGCCGGCGCTTGCGCAGCGAGCGAGAACAATAGGCTGTTCTGTGGAAGCCCAGAGGATTGTCCCCGATGAGAAAAACGCGATCACCGATGCACTGCGGGGGTGGACCGAGAAGGATGCCCTCCATTTGATACTGATAACGGGGGGTACCGGCCTTTCCGACAGGGACATTACCCCTGATGTTCTCTCCCAGATGGGGGAGAGGGTTATTCCCGGAATAGGTGAATACATGCGCTGGAAAGGGACGTTTTCAACAATGCATTCCATCCTCTCCCGCGGTGTCGCCGTCACCGTGGGGCCAACGCTTGTGGTTTCCCTTCCGGGCAGCAAACGAGGAGCCCTGGAGTGTTTCGATGCCGTAGCTCCTGCGTTGCGCCACGGGATCGAGACAATAGGGGGCTGGACAGAGGACTGCGGACATTGAGGGAAGCATCGGCAGGCATCACAGGTACATAAGGGGTCTTCATATAAAGGGGATTACGAGATATGCCTTCTTGGGAGGATTTTGTCCTCGGTGTGATCACCGGAGGAACCCTTCTGTCGTTGGCGACGCTGCTCGGACACCGTATCAGGGAAAGGCGGACGCCGACCCGAGGGGAAACCATCCACAATGCCGTGAGTATACGCCTTGCGATGGGGCCGAAGATCGTGGCCTTCGGAGGGGGGACCGGTCTCTCAACCCTTCTTAAGGGATTGAAGGGGTTTACCAAAAACATCTCCGCTGTGGTGACCGTCACCGACGAAGGAGGCAGTTCGGGAAGGCTGCGGAAGGAATGGGGTGTTCTCCCTCCAGGTGATGTGCGGAACTGTATCGTCGCCCTTGCCGAGGATGACAGCGCACTCAATCGGCTGCTGAATTTCCGTTTTGATAAAGGGGATCTGTCAGGGCACAGCCTCGGGAATCTCCTTCTGCTGGCGGCGACGGAGCTGACAGGTGATTTCCGTCTGGCTGTAGAGGAGATGAATTCGCTCCTTGCGATACGGGGGCAGGTCCTCCCGCTGACGACGGAATCCGTGGTCCTCCACGGGAGAACCACGGAAGGACGGCTGGTTCGTGGGGAGCTGGAGGTTTCCCGGCACGGGAGGGAGCTCCAGGATATATGGCTTGAGCCGAGGGGCGCAGCCCCGGTAAAGGATGTCCTTGATGCCGTCAAGGACGCCGAGATGCTCGTGTTGGGGCCGGGAAGTCTGTTCACGAGTGTCCTTCCGAACCTGTTGATCTCCGAAGTAGCCGCTATGCTGCATATCACCAGGGTGCCGATTGTCTATGTGGCCAACCTCATGACCCAACCGGGAGAGACGGAAGGATTTTCGCTCATTGACCACCTGGACTGGGTGGAACACGTTTTGGGGCAGCCTCCCACGCACATGGTGCTCAATGAAACCGCTGTTCCGCCGGAGATACGGGATCATTACGAAGAAGCCGGTGCTACGCCGCTTCGGATCGACGAAAGAGAACGGGACTATCTGACCAGCGAACGACATGTCCAGGTCATATCCGGCGACTTTCTGCAGATGGCCGATGAGCTTGTTGTTCGCCATCATGGATACAGATTGGCGGAAACGCTGATCCGCATCGCCCGTGAAGCGCAGGAGTAGGTAGGCATGGAAAGATTGGTCGACACCCTCTGGGAGGAGTGGCTTTCGGGGCCGACACCCGGCGGCAGTGCCTGTGTGAACGAGGAGATCCGGGGAATCCTGTGGGGGTTCGCCGCGCCACGGATGGAGGAGGAGACATTCCTGTTGTCCGGAGGGCGGTTGCGCATTTTTCGGCGTCTTCGCAAACTATGGCCGAATTCCCAGTTTGCCGGGCAGTACGAGCTTGGTTCGCTGCTGGTGATTCCCCAGAAACGGCGGGGGAAGGTGGGGCTCCGCGTCCCGGGAGAGCTGTTTTCGCAGCTCCGTGCTCCGCCACAGAGGAGCGCTTCCGGCAGCTGGGCCTGGATACGGGGTGTATGGGGAACCACAGGAGCGTTCTATATTCCCAAATCGGGGTACTATCTCCTCTTCCGTGTCGAAAAGCAGAAGAACGAGGAACAGATACTGGCGAGAGTGCTGCAGAGGCTCGGTGTGACCGTGGGGTTCCGAAGACGGGGGACCGTCACCGAATACCTCTTGCGTAACAAGAAAACCATTGTTATGTTTTTGGAGAGTATGCATCTTCCATACACAGCACAGGCCTTACAGGAAAAGGGGAGAATGCGTGCACTCCGTGACCATGCCAACAAACAGGTGAACTGCGACGCTGCGAATATCAGGAAGTCACTGGAGACCGCGTACAGACAGATCGCTCTGATCAATGCGCTGGAAGAGCGGGTGGGGCTTGGAGAACTTGCGCCGAAATTGCGGGAGCTGGTGGAACTCAGGAGACAGTACCCGAGCATTTCCCTCAAGGAGCTGGGGCAGCAGTTGTCACAACCTGTCAGTAAGAGCACCGTGGAATACCGATGGAACAAGATACGTCAATATGCAGAGCTCATGTTGGGGGACACCTTTGAAGATCCTGCGCCGGAGGCCGGCGCAGAGGGTGCCCCAAAAACGAATCAGTATCGCAAGGAGTAACGCTAATCGCGAGTTGCGTATTTTGAAAGGGGGAAGGAAACATGGAAAAGACAAGGGTCGCCATTAATGGATTTGGGAGAATAGGACGTCTGACGCTGCGTTCGTTTTTCGAGGAAGGTTCGCCGGAAGGGAGAAATTTCGAGGTTGTCGCCATCAACGACTTGACCTCACCGGACAATCTGACCTACCTGTTCAAATACGACTCCGTGCATCGCCGTTTTGGCGGAAGCGTAGAGAGTAGCGGCGACGAGATGGTCATCAACGGGAAGCGCGTCAAGGTGCTGGCCGAACCCGATCCCTCCAAGCTTCCGTGGAAGGAGATGGGGGTTGACATCGTTGTGGAGTCCACAGGCCGTTTTGTGGAGGCCGACAAAGCGAAGGCACATCTCGATGCCGGCGCGAAGAAGGTCCTTATTTCGGCTCCGGCCAAACAGGAGGATCTGACCGTCGTGCTCGGCGTCAACGAGGAGCACTACGATCCGAGTCAGCACAGGATTGTCTCCAATGCTTCCTGCACAACGAACTGCCTCGCCCCGTTAGTCAAGGTTCTGCACGACAGCTTCGGGGTGGAGAAGGGAGTCATGACGACAGCCCACTCCTACACCAATGACCAGAAGATTCTGGATTTCCCCCATTCCAAATACACCCGTGGCAGAGCGGCGGCCCTTTCCATTATCCCCACTACAACAGGGGCGGCCAAGGCGATCGGGAAGGTCATGCCGGAGATGCAGGGGAAGATGACCGGAATGGCGATGCGGGTACCGACGCCGGATGTCTCCATTGTCGACCTTTCCGTCGAGGTGAGCCGTGATACCGACAGAGACGCCGTCAACGCCGCGATGAAAGCAGCGGCCGAAGGACCCTTGCGGGGTATCCTCGCCTATGAAGAGGAGGATCTTGTGTCGGCTGATTTTGTGGGGGACAGCCATTCGGCCATCTTTATCCCCCAGCACACCATGGTGATCGGCAATCTCGTCAAGGTCCTCGGCTGGTATGACAACGAATGGGGGTACAGCTGCCGGATCAATGATTTTGTCGATTACATGGTTTCAAAGGGGGTTTGACCGATGATGTTCCTCCGCACAATGCCCGCAGAGGACATAAAGGGAAAACCAATACTGGTGCGGGTTGATTTCAATGTTCCCCTTGACGATAAAGGACAGGTTGCGGATGATACCCGGATTCGGGCGCATCGTCAGACAATCGGCGAGCTGCTGGAAAAGGGAGCAAAGGTCGCCCTGGTGTCCCATCTTGGACGGCCAAAGGGGAAGCGGCGTCAGGACCTGTCCCTGGAGCCGGTAGCGGACTATCTTCGTGAGAAGATGGGGTGGAAGGTGACGTTTTGCCCTGCCACATCGGGAACGGAGGTAGAGACTGCGCTCAAGGAACTGGAACCTGGGACGCTGCTTCTGCTTGAGAACGTGCGTTTTTCCCCTGGAGAAGAAGCCAACGATCCTTCCTTTGCGCGGGAACTCGCGGCTCCCTTTGACCTGTGCGTGATGGACGCCTTCAGTGCCGCGCACAGAGCGCATGCATCCACAGAGGGTGTTACCAGGTACCTCCCCGCTTATGCAGGCCGGCTGATGGAGCGTGAGATATCCTACCTGGGGAAGGTGCGCGACAACCCCGCCTCTCCCTATACGCTCATCCTCGGTGGCGCCAAGGTATCCGACAAGATCGGCGTTATCGAGAACATGCTCGGCAAGGTGGA
This region includes:
- the ftsA gene encoding cell division protein FtsA — protein: MVTEPELLVGLDIGASKVVVVVAERDEQSGEALIIGVGQARSMGIRKGLIVNLEQAVRSVEQALDDARQMVGLPLDEATVAFGGSGVKSVTSRGMVSLGRVPRQITVEDIERVIEAAQTEVNVASNLCVLHTIPVEYSIDGNSGIDDPLGMTGVRLEIELQSLILSTAVVQNVITCIERAGIQVRGLIIKPLASALGVLTSEDVSVGAVIIDVGGGATSVAVYADGKPKRLSVIPVGGDHITNDLAAVLRIPIGKAEALKKEVSLDEAEESLSDILEFETRGKQCTCTVREVVDVITCRLEELFGTLVSKELQTAKIPLLPGGVILTGGVARMSGIEHLVSELLDMPARVAPPLDIQRMPPQRNGVEYSAAAGIIRYIVEKERNPFKYIEPPREDLGRSEYVDVSRTTRKKRKSVRSSSATKVSVGSLVDSLKKTLKELF
- the moaA gene encoding GTP 3',8-cyclase MoaA, whose translation is MAELIDTHGRQLNYMRVSVTDRCNFRCRYCMPEEGIPWIAHDEILSYEELLSLFSIFWEMGIRKIRLTGGEPLVRKGLFSFIKTLHDCLPRMKVVLTTNGSLIEPHIREIRQSSLAGINVSMDTLDPERFHHMTRIGRLENVRRGIDALAHHADIPLKLNTVLIRGFNDGEVEDLIDFASEHRAVLRLIEFMPLDESVWNRERFISSDEIFTRLPQQDQWKRLPGKDKTAGPAVYYQNSRTGQRLGIIAAVSHHFCATCNRLRLTATGELRTCLFSETGAPLRELLRKGDHQAVRRRIESAVKEKPIDWRESAGERNNSHMSRIGG
- the ftsZ gene encoding cell division protein FtsZ, which encodes MNRQGDVFEIDRMHRQYRERIKVVGVGGGGNNALNHIIRSGITGVEFIAANTDIAHLERSEADTKVALGTELTRGLGAGADPQIGFNAAKESSEDLKQALQGSDMVFLTAGMGGGTGTGATPVLAETAKESGALVVAVVTRPFSFEGKKRANQANEGIQNLTDKVDALIVIPNDRLLQIADKNTPLYDAFKLADEVLRQAVQGVTDLILRPGLVNVDFADVRTVMSNAGSAIMGIGEGHGEGRAATAAKTSINSPLMECPMNGAKGVLFNVTGGPDMGIMEIQEAAQIITEAADEDATIIWGHTLDTSMDDSIKITVIATGFSLVQTESRSPSRGRQRGRMELEESEVHTTEDDLFHIPNNPESPLDIPSVVRRRNKENDK
- a CDS encoding SPOR domain-containing protein — encoded protein: MKRPMFAFGQLMLPIVGIVAIGLLIVGVKLFFLPTSSDGGPDHSPGTQQQTTAGSGQDVTATPAVTMEEESQGPSQSGGDDAGAPANGQTEHDTDGGDDIVAVPVGDEPDAGAGGGTGGSTGDQGAADATQEDQGSTPQNGTWGVQIGAFKTNEQAKNVAREARSEGFSTRIMSAVVNGTQYYRVRVVAGDSREESRQIETRLQELGYPTLIVRLQ
- the moaC gene encoding cyclic pyranopterin monophosphate synthase MoaC yields the protein MLSLTHIDTEGSPQMVDVGGKSTTDRTAEAEGYVSLTEAIMQALLDRTAEKGDVLTIAETAGIMGAKRTPELVPLCHNINLNSVQLHCTLDRDRRVVHISCTVAAREVTGVEMEALTGVSVAALTIYDMCKGIDKGMTIGPIRLVRKSGGKSGSYLMEERPEGAV
- a CDS encoding molybdopterin molybdotransferase MoeA; its protein translation is MNKSKARTLLPRNEVPAALSAALGFPWEFPYSTTPVEQAIGRIIATDVAASSEIPPFTRSLRDGYAVRSRDVSGASAALPAFLHYNGSVPMGGLPEQKGSAFCAQEIHTGGVLPDGYDAVVMLEDTERTDELIEIRKSIQAGENVIQKGEEIDKGDIVVPRGSRISFTNSGLLSSLGVTKVPCLRPRIGIISTGDEIVPAETDPLPPGTFRDVNAWMLMALFTELGCSVSRYGIAPDDPQRIEALFAKAYEESDVVLVSGGSSVSVRDYTEDLFAHLGHPGLVVQGVNMSPGKPTLLGGNKGERRLVAGLPGHPLSCVAVSLFVVVPVLFSSLGWSGARDYWKVKRGALARDLAGQTGVEEFVPCSYGPSGDVVPEPSKSGYIGVLQRCGGFIRLAENEETKRQGEMVEVFEW
- a CDS encoding molybdopterin biosynthesis protein MoeA codes for the protein MVVQKNVSLAECWRILREKLAGSVERPVKFLQPDQALGGHLAGSLYSRRNVPHFNASAVDGYALRAQDSRKASAATPVTFEQGQFQWVNTGNHVPAPWDAVVMVEDTSLDRETGTLQVSRAVQLGQNVRAVGEDVMKGQLVGCAGDPVSPALASLCVAAGLEQLPAYAPPSVHFIPTGDEILSQEEWFRGTGKAGQVVESNSTLLHGFLRQWGFPFFKRALVPDEPEALRNAIRQALPHCDVLLLSGGTAKGDRDHSYEVLCELGEVLFRGLLMRPGRPAMVGIAEGKPVVSLPGFPMSTAVVAWSVLYPILSFLRDGTFPESGDRMLEQAVGTVDKQECRLLMPHASVQGQQEWLRVKGVDIEGRRYVWPLPSGSSVLWSLAEADGLVLLPSELLDAPKDWRVTVWFRRTVEWDQRILLQGSNDPGLERSIPYARKHGSQLLIRNTGSLGGLTALRRGEAHLSASHLLDPETGIYNESYIRRLADSKWHRRIVYYRQQGLIVKPSMAGSVQGIGTLAEEQLRFVNRQPGAGTRVLLDTMLEEEGIPPAGIPGYENQSLTHLDAAAKVAAGTADVTLGIKAAADAFGLAFIPIREEPYELVIPDRYIQTVPIQALLETIEQEQDWRKEIEEMGGYRWPS
- a CDS encoding MogA/MoaB family molybdenum cofactor biosynthesis protein, which codes for MARILRLLHYPDICDAFVMFVHSNEDGSPMVNGIPKTIWAVPPGRDIQAVGDAEQDALLVTVEDFEQLQPGRFLATEDDGCVLSVGSPVNGAVPLEVVQQAFLTLSQRVSAVAPLRTGILTVSDRGSRGERQDTSGPALAQRARTIGCSVEAQRIVPDEKNAITDALRGWTEKDALHLILITGGTGLSDRDITPDVLSQMGERVIPGIGEYMRWKGTFSTMHSILSRGVAVTVGPTLVVSLPGSKRGALECFDAVAPALRHGIETIGGWTEDCGH